The nucleotide window TTCTCCATTCTTGACTGCCTTTTAGCAAAGAGCTGAGCTCCTCTCCCACTCATTCCTGGAAGCTCATTGGATGGTCCCACTGCACCAGGCTGAGCAGCATTGACTGTTGGTGTGGAAACTGTTGGTTTGGGTGTGTAATTCTGACTGGCTACTGCTGCTTGTGGTCCTTTGAAGGGACCAGCCACATTCAAAGCACTTGCAGGCCGGGCAGGAGGGTAAGAAGGCTGGGCTATTTTGATGGAGGAGACAACGGTGCCTTTTGATGGGTTGGATGTGGGGAAGGCAGGAGGTTGGGTGGGAGCCACTCCTGGAGACCAGACTGGGGAAACTGGAGTTACTGGTTGGGAGGATGAGGACTTGACTGCAGGTTTTGGAGCAACAGGAGGAGGGGTCTTTTGTTTGGCAGAGGAGCTTTGCATGAAATTACAAGCCTCTGCCCCCAAGCTGAGGTAGTCTTCTTCCGGTCCGGAATCACCTCCAGCTCCAGTGCCCCGTTTGCCTTCTGAATTTTGAAGGAGTGACAAGAGTTCAGGATTTGGGCTTACTTTGGGCTCTTTAAAAGTAAACATGGGTTTTGTCGTGCTTCTCCTTTTGGCCTCCTGTAATATTCCTGTTCTTTTTGCTGGCACTGAGATCCTCTCATCTCGGGAAGCTATTCGCTCAGATGAATCGTAAAAGGCTGGCTGGGACCACGGGGCAGCCTGGGGCCATGGAGGGGGCTGTGCTGGGCCAGCAATCGGACTTGATACCCCTCTGGAGAAAGCGTCAGGGGGAGGAGTGACTGCAGAGTAAGGTGGAGGTGCAGGAAAGTCAGCAATGGGACTCGTCATGTTTCGGGTTGGCGAGAAGGGGGTAGCTGGCTGATTCACAGACCCTGGGAAGGGTTTGGCCGTTCTATTCATGGGGACCATCCTCTGGATGTTTGCTGTCTCAGATGCCCCACTGAAGCCATTCTGTTGGGGAACATGGCCAAGACCATGACTCACCTCGATGTAGCTTTTGCTCACAGAGCTCTGCGTTCTCACCgactcttcctcctttctttggtAAGAAGTCATGGTTCTCAGGCCATCGGTCTGGGCAGCATCTTGTTCTCTGCTTGGCGTTCCACCTACCTTGTCCTCTTCTTTTTGGGCTGTGATCTGAtccattctctccctcctcttggcAAACATGAGGGCTCCCTTGCCTGTGGTGTCTGGTAACATCTCCATCTTGTCCCCTCTGTTCAGTTTCTTTTCAATGTCCACCAGTCTAGAATCCCAGTCAAAGTTCACAACTTGTGTGTTGTCGTCAACGTCAGACAATAACTCTTCATCCACCTCTGATTCGCTTGCACCAAGAAATGCCACTTCACATGTATCCTCCTTGCCACCTTCTTCCTCCTCGTCCACCTCTCGCTCAAGCTCGCCAGTACCGTAGCTAACTAGGGTGTATTTCCTCGCCCTCCGACGTCGCTTCTTAAACATCAACACCCCCTTGGAGTTGGGGTTGGGAGCATCCGTTAGAAGAAGGGCAATGCTTTTGCATTTAGATTTTGCTTCCTTCACTTGTTTTTCTGACAGGCTTTCACTCCTCCTGAGCCCtagggaaagtaaaaaaaaaaataattatattgagCTGATGAGTTCAAGGAAGACACCACAGCAACTCAGAAATGAACGCTCCTGGgcgaaaataaatatgtaaaaaattgcCATTGAGAACCGAATTTTGAAGGAATCCAACacgtttctttttcttatttctcttaacaTGTTTCCTTCTACAATAACATACTGTTCTATTTGtttacataaaaacattttatatatgctGATTAGAATATATGTTTCATACATTTGTTTCTCTAGAGATCTTTCCACTTTAATAAAAACTGGCTAGTAAATATCAATTAATAGGATAAAATTAGAATGAAGTAGGACACAATTTAAAGacataatattttctgaaaaacaagATGAGACATATCTCATACttccatattttcaaataaagtatCAATATAAAACTGTTTCCAGGAATCTTAAAAAGAGAGGAGTGTCCCAagaagatgttttaaaattttctaaatgttttaatgtAATGAATTTAGCTATTtaggttttcttctttctcttttttctttttttgccctgACAACCACCCCAAATATTTCCATTCACAGCTAGTGGATTAATATAAATTCAAAACACTGAATTAATCATTGAAGGTACTGAATCAATAATtagttaaaattcaaaatatgacATTATTGTAAATACATATAAGAAACCCTAGCTACAAAGTTTTCTAGACAGATTGGTTTGTAAATGTATTGCTATTTTGGAAATATAATATTACTTTCCTTGCAGCAAGAATAAACcttggagaaatttaaaaattgacttgTGACCCACTTAACTGTGTAAAAACTGATGCAGTGATTAAGTcatttaaaacaagaatatgatttttattttataaaagtaaaaatatttaaaattttcttccataattattataaaaaataaattggtggCAAAttatacacttgatcttagccaaaaggccgagaagcaatGGCAAATTGTAGCAACTAAACATATAGCAtctcttatttataatttataattatatcatGTTTCCAATGATAATGAGTGTGAGTCCCCTAAATTTTTTAATTCCTCAAAATAGTTAAgtggaaaattaagaaaaattttttgaCTATTTTATGATTGAAAATTAGCTCTTTTTGTCACAGACTtaatggttaatttttaaaaaataaaatataatccaaggaaataattttataatatgatTACAGGCATTTACTGGTGATCAAATTTTCTAGAGAAAAAATAGTTGAAACTGTGGTTATTACTAAATataattccttttttgactaGTGTTATACAACTTATTAAATTGACAGTCACAGTTGCTGCTAACTTCACTGCCAACATGTAAAGTATGTGAATGGTGTCTCAATACTCTTGTTTAATATGCTATAAATGTGAAGATGGCCTACAGATGCTTAAAGTATAAGGAATGATTAACAGCACTTGCCAATAAAGCTACAAATGGTTATGCTAAAAATATGCTTTGAAAGGAATAACAATAGGTTAGAAGACTTAATATCCTACTTTGAATAACTGATTTCATTGCCATTGTGTATCACATATACAGTCAAGTGCCTTTGCCTGTCAGCCTTTACATCCTcaaataaaattccaaaattagttataaaaaaaaaaaaaaagccatgaaataaaacaacagaaatcctAACACCTAACTGCAATTCTTATCCCAattctcctttctgtcttctttccccTGGGtaaaacaaaatgccatagaaagcactgaatttaaatatattttatgtttggagacatttaaATGCCTCCACATGGCCCTGGAGACTGACTTCTGTGTCTAGAAGGTAGATGAAGCACTTTGCAGTCTAATGAAGGCTTACAAAACGGAGAGGATCATGTAACTGCTCAGTGTACACATGTCCTTGTCTGTCAAACTCACTTCTGCAAGCATCATCAAGCTgcacaatgatttttttcaaaacaagGATCTGCTTTAGATATCAGTGGTagagcttttattttaaagacaccTCTCAGTAGCAGACTCAACAGTTTTTGACATTTAAACTGAGTCCACATGACTTCAAGTGCTTTCTTATGCtattttaacatgaaatatttcaactttctgaaacaaaGTGAATAGGTACATtgacaatattattttctttaacagtTCCTGTGCCTTTGGggataaaaagaaattcatgaaaaatgtttaaatctatATGAAGTTCAGACTTACTGCTTCCCATTTAGAAACTGGTATTCTCCACAATTTCACATTTGTGATTTTGTGcattaattaaatatttccttAAGCCAAtgagaaacataagaaaaatctTGCTGAAAAACTCATGCAAGCAAAGAAGCAGCAAAATGCCCCCAACTCCCAAGCCCCTTCTGACAGCCCAGGCAGAACTTACGTGCATGCCGCGCTCGGTGCTTGTGAGGTCTGCTGTGATCCTTTTCCGAGCGTGGATCTTCTCCCTGCTCTGTGCCTTCTGATGAGACGGCAAAGGATACCAGAGAAGGAGGTGCTTCTGACTGCCCTCCTTCCACTGGAGAATCCACACACCCCTTTCCTGCCTGAAGCCTGCACCCTTCTGTCTTCTGCCTGTCAGAGCAGTCGAGGATCACTTCCACCCGGGGCAGTCCCGCATCTCCTGCTTCACTTTCCTGGATCACTCTCAACTCTCTGCCACTGGAGATCTGGATTACCTTGCTGGACCTCAGGAAAGGGTCTGCTTTCTCATTAGTAGGGATCGAATTTATGCGGACAATCCTGTCATGTGACAAGTTAGGGTCTGGGTCAGGAGACTTAGATTTTTCAGCTCCCGGGAGAGCCACTAAAGGGCCACTAGCGCCCTTATGTCTCTCCTGTGAAAGGGACAGTTGCAGCTCAACCACAGGGCCAGGCTGTACCGCTTCTACCTTCTCCCTTAAGATCAGCTCTTCTGCCACGCATCCTCTTTGGGAGTCAGGCATTTGGGGAGCCCTTTGGTAGATCGGGCCTGTTTCTTCTTTCAAGCTGCTTGCACAATCGGGACCACTTCTTTGGTTCTCAGCTAGGGGAACTTCAGTCTTGACAGGGGCAAGGAAGAATTCTGTGCACTGGGTCTTTGTGGCTGGTCGAATCTGCAGGGTGGTACTTTCCACATAGCCCCCATGTGTGAGATGCTCgaggtttttgttttcattttcagataTCAAAGCCTCACTTATTCCACTGGATGGTCTGCACACAGAAAAATCATTCCAGACACTTAAATCAGACTATGTTACATCTGCCAAAGAACTTCCTGACACTTTTGTGATGTCTAATATGTGATatagtcaaaatattttcttctaaatgtcaATTGCAACATATTTGAAAACAGAAGATGGCAACATGTTCATATTATTACTTAAAGAGAtaccaaataaacttttttaaaaacacaagaaaactcTTACACAAGATTATGAAACCTGAATCCATCCTaaattcagcttttatttttaaaaaactacatggATCCCGTTTATCTGTAAGTACTTGGAATCTGGGTATCTCCTATAATGAGTTTGCTAGCATGTGACAAAAGCATTTCAATGTCTTACTGACTAAGTTTTGGTCTAGACATTATGAAGTCacataaacatatccatcaccttcagATCAATCTTAACTTACAGATAACTCAACTAGTCCTTTTAGAGGCTGTGCTTTcttgaaaggaatgaaatagaaGCTGTGTTTTAAGCCCCAGTGAGCATGTGTTTTGTAATAAGTGGACCCAGCCCAGTACTCTTGTGTAAAGAGAAATCCTTTCCATGCTGCAATGAATCATTAAGTCATGGAGTATTTATAATCTGAGATGTCTCCCTTTCTTCTATTTGAATCTGTTTCTTGGAGCATTTTCTTTTTAGGATATCTGAAGTCAAACTGTTCCTTTATCTCTCAGCTAAGGAGCCTAGAGCTGTACACTACAGTTCTTTGATTTTGATCTTCCCAGTTGTTTGTGCAAATTTGGGTTTGTGAGAAGAAGCAATGTCAGTTTAAGAGTTAAATAACTTCTTTCTGAAACTCTAATTTAAACTGTAAGTGCTTTTAGAAGTATTATTCACAGAACAGCTGTAGGAAATgccttcattttttatatttgtatttttttttaattttagaagcaGCATAATTATCTTtgcccctttcctccttccttaaaAGATAGTTATGACTAATGCAGGGAACATCAGTTGAAGGGCGTGAGCTTCTACTTGTATTCTACTCAAAGGAATTTACTTTAGAATTTATGTGGTAGTGCAATTTCAGACCAATGCTCAAAATACTTACTCCTAACTTTGCTTTCAACTGCATTtggcaaaacaaaactaaacaaaataaaaacaaactgacAGTTAAACAAAATGCACCATTCTCTATATGCAAGTAATTGGAAAAGCTTCCTGGTAATACAGtatttatacattataatatCGTATTTAAAAAGCATGATGTTAGCAAATTAGATCATTATTATGtagaaaatgttaaatacatTGTTAAACTGAATTTGAGGGTACCAAAAGGTCAGAGAGTTTTAATTTGGGAAGGCCTTGGGATGGAAGTAGATTAAATCACTTTGAATTATGTTAGCAATCAATTGTGAAGCTGAGAAGAGAATAGTTTCAATTCATGCCAGCCTTGTAGACCAATACAGAC belongs to Symphalangus syndactylus isolate Jambi chromosome 4, NHGRI_mSymSyn1-v2.1_pri, whole genome shotgun sequence and includes:
- the SYNPO2 gene encoding synaptopodin-2 isoform X1, with the translated sequence MGTGDFICISMTGGAPWGFRLQGGKEQKQPLQVAKIRNQSKASGSGLCEGDEVVSINGNPCADLTYPEVIKLMESITDSLQMLIKRPSSGISEALISENENKNLEHLTHGGYVESTTLQIRPATKTQCTEFFLAPVKTEVPLAENQRSGPDCASSLKEETGPIYQRAPQMPDSQRGCVAEELILREKVEAVQPGPVVELQLSLSQERHKGASGPLVALPGAEKSKSPDPDPNLSHDRIVRINSIPTNEKADPFLRSSKVIQISSGRELRVIQESEAGDAGLPRVEVILDCSDRQKTEGCRLQAGKGCVDSPVEGGQSEAPPSLVSFAVSSEGTEQGEDPRSEKDHSRPHKHRARHARLRRSESLSEKQVKEAKSKCKSIALLLTDAPNPNSKGVLMFKKRRRRARKYTLVSYGTGELEREVDEEEEGGKEDTCEVAFLGASESEVDEELLSDVDDNTQVVNFDWDSRLVDIEKKLNRGDKMEMLPDTTGKGALMFAKRRERMDQITAQKEEDKVGGTPSREQDAAQTDGLRTMTSYQRKEEESVRTQSSVSKSYIEVSHGLGHVPQQNGFSGASETANIQRMVPMNRTAKPFPGSVNQPATPFSPTRNMTSPIADFPAPPPYSAVTPPPDAFSRGVSSPIAGPAQPPPWPQAAPWSQPAFYDSSERIASRDERISVPAKRTGILQEAKRRSTTKPMFTFKEPKVSPNPELLSLLQNSEGKRGTGAGGDSGPEEDYLSLGAEACNFMQSSSAKQKTPPPVAPKPAVKSSSSQPVTPVSPVWSPGVAPTQPPAFPTSNPSKGTVVSSIKIAQPSYPPARPASALNVAGPFKGPQAAVASQNYTPKPTVSTPTVNAAQPGAVGPSNELPGMSGRGAQLFAKRQSRMEKYVVDSDTVQAHAARAQSPTPSLPASWKYSSNVRAPPPVAYNPIHSPSYPLAALKSQPSAAQPSKTGKKKGKKPLNALDVMKHQPYQLNASLFTFQPPDAKDGLPQKSSVKVNSALAMKQALPPRPVNAASPTNVQASSVYSVPAYTSPPSFFAEASPPVSASPVPVGIPTSPKQESASSSYFVAPRPKFSAKKSGVTIQESGRSLSLPGRSVPPTISTSPWVYQPTYSYSSKPTDGLEKANKRPTPWEAAAKSPLGLVDDAFRPRNIQESIVANVVSAARRKVLPGLPEDWNERLSYIPQTQKAYMGSCGRQEYNATVNNNMSTNSQYGSQLPYAYYRQASRNDSEIMSMETRSDYCLPVADYNHNPHPRGWRRQT
- the SYNPO2 gene encoding synaptopodin-2 isoform X2: MGTGDFICISMTGGAPWGFRLQGGKEQKQPLQVAKIRNQSKASGSGLCEGDEVVSINGNPCADLTYPEVIKLMESITDSLQMLIKRPSSGISEALISENENKNLEHLTHGGYVESTTLQIRPATKTQCTEFFLAPVKTEVPLAENQRSGPDCASSLKEETGPIYQRAPQMPDSQRGCVAEELILREKVEAVQPGPVVELQLSLSQERHKGASGPLVALPGAEKSKSPDPDPNLSHDRIVRINSIPTNEKADPFLRSSKVIQISSGRELRVIQESEAGDAGLPRVEVILDCSDRQKTEGCRLQAGKGCVDSPVEGGQSEAPPSLVSFAVSSEGTEQGEDPRSEKDHSRPHKHRARHARLRRSESLSEKQVKEAKSKCKSIALLLTDAPNPNSKGVLMFKKRRRRARKYTLVSYGTGELEREVDEEEEGGKEDTCEVAFLGASESEVDEELLSDVDDNTQVVNFDWDSRLVDIEKKLNRGDKMEMLPDTTGKGALMFAKRRERMDQITAQKEEDKVGGTPSREQDAAQTDGLRTMTSYQRKEEESVRTQSSVSKSYIEVSHGLGHVPQQNGFSGASETANIQRMVPMNRTAKPFPGSVNQPATPFSPTRNMTSPIADFPAPPPYSAVTPPPDAFSRGVSSPIAGPAQPPPWPQAAPWSQPAFYDSSERIASRDERISVPAKRTGILQEAKRRSTTKPMFTFKEPKVSPNPELLSLLQNSEGKRGTGAGGDSGPEEDYLSLGAEACNFMQSSSAKQKTPPPVAPKPAVKSSSSQPVTPVSPVWSPGVAPTQPPAFPTSNPSKGTVVSSIKIAQPSYPPARPASALNVAGPFKGPQAAVASQNYTPKPTVSTPTVNAAQPGAVGPSNELPGMSGRGAQLFAKRQSRMEKYVVDSDTVQAHAARAQSPTPSLPASWKYSSNVRAPPPVAYNPIHSPSYPLAALKSQPSAAQPSKTGKKKGKKPLNALDVMKHQPYQLNASLFTFQPPDAKDGLPQKSSVKVNSALAMKQALPPRPVNAASPTNVQASSVYSVPAYTSPPSFFAEASPPVSASPVPVGIPTSPKQESASSSYFVAPRPKFSAKKSGVTIQVKCKSGIHSQDIIRTYFPAYLSSST